A single genomic interval of Arthrobacter methylotrophus harbors:
- a CDS encoding glycosyltransferase family 2 protein, with protein sequence MITVLIPAHNEASGIVGTLQSLKKLTLIPDRVIVVADNCTDGTERLALAEGAEVIRTLGNKDKKAGALNFALAGLLAEAAPEDMILIQDADSQLSYDFLERAVAHLRADSRLGAVGGVFRGADGGGFVGHLQRNEYARYARDVKRLRGKCLVVTGTAALFRVRTLRDVIAARLDGTLPAGDGRGGVYDTSVLTEDNELSFALLTLRYRIKSPADCTLVTEVMPTWRELWAQRLRWKRGAVENCVQYGWTRVTRPYWARQGLSMLGVLVTLSYFSTVAFALVTGAGLHIQPFWLAVTGVFVIERVVTVRLRGWKYMLAAATMYELVIDLFLQVVHAKAYVDAAFNNKKAW encoded by the coding sequence GTGATCACGGTCCTTATCCCGGCGCACAATGAGGCGTCTGGCATCGTTGGAACTCTTCAGTCCCTGAAGAAACTGACGCTTATTCCGGACAGGGTGATTGTTGTTGCCGATAACTGCACCGACGGCACCGAAAGGCTCGCCTTGGCTGAGGGAGCAGAAGTCATCCGCACCCTCGGGAACAAGGACAAGAAGGCTGGCGCGCTGAATTTCGCTCTGGCCGGGCTCCTCGCGGAGGCCGCACCTGAGGACATGATCCTCATCCAGGATGCCGATTCACAGCTTTCCTACGATTTCCTCGAGCGGGCGGTAGCTCATCTGCGGGCGGATTCGCGGCTCGGAGCGGTGGGTGGTGTCTTCCGCGGGGCAGACGGCGGAGGGTTCGTCGGACACCTGCAGCGGAATGAGTACGCACGGTACGCCCGCGACGTGAAGCGCCTCAGGGGTAAATGCCTGGTGGTGACCGGCACGGCAGCGCTGTTCAGGGTTCGGACCCTACGCGATGTCATCGCGGCCAGGTTGGACGGGACCCTTCCTGCTGGCGACGGACGCGGCGGCGTCTATGACACTTCGGTCCTGACGGAGGACAACGAGCTCTCTTTTGCACTCCTCACCCTCCGATACAGGATCAAGTCCCCCGCCGATTGCACATTGGTCACTGAGGTCATGCCCACCTGGCGGGAGCTCTGGGCACAGCGCCTGCGGTGGAAGCGCGGAGCGGTGGAGAACTGCGTTCAGTACGGCTGGACCCGGGTTACCCGGCCATATTGGGCACGGCAGGGCCTGTCCATGCTGGGCGTGCTCGTCACACTGAGCTATTTCAGCACGGTGGCGTTTGCACTGGTCACGGGGGCAGGGCTGCATATACAGCCGTTTTGGCTTGCCGTGACCGGTGTTTTCGTGATCGAACGGGTGGTGACCGTCCGGTTGCGCGGATGGAAGTACATGCTCGCCGCGGCCACCATGTACGAACTAGTTATCGATTTGTTCCTGCAAGTGGTCCATGCGAAGGCGTACGTAGATGCAGCATTCAACAACAAGAAAGCCTGGTGA
- a CDS encoding calcium:proton antiporter, with product MVGWGAVVGLVFAGPLLEPPVPTWLLITTLVLTVGVVLVCAFGVVHEAEHLAHRLGDPYGSLVLTLSIVLIEVVLISAVMLGPGEHTTIARDSVMAVSMIILNAVIGLSLLVGAMKHGNLGHNRTGTSSYLALLVVLVSLAFALPALIGRDGSYTLGQEVPVIPLTLALYAFFLYRQMGRQADDFREIDSGFTAGPDLPDSAEKRSRASVTQVIAEHKAEVLLRVVLLIVTVLPIVLLSHDMATLLDDGLGRVGAPVALSGILIAMIVFLPESITSVRAALRGEIQRVSNLCHGALVSTVGLTIPAVLIIGALTGQTVVLGESPANLLLLGVTLMLSVTTLASKKVTAMHGAAHLVVFAVYGVAVFS from the coding sequence GTGGTCGGCTGGGGCGCCGTCGTCGGGCTTGTGTTTGCCGGGCCCCTGCTTGAGCCCCCAGTCCCCACCTGGCTGCTGATTACTACACTCGTGCTCACCGTCGGAGTCGTTCTGGTCTGCGCCTTTGGGGTGGTCCACGAGGCCGAACATCTCGCCCACCGGCTTGGTGATCCCTACGGCTCCCTAGTCCTGACGCTTTCGATTGTGCTGATCGAGGTGGTGCTCATTTCGGCTGTCATGCTGGGGCCGGGTGAGCACACCACCATCGCCCGGGACTCGGTGATGGCCGTGTCGATGATCATTCTCAACGCCGTGATTGGGCTCTCACTTCTCGTCGGGGCGATGAAGCACGGCAATCTGGGCCACAACCGCACTGGCACCTCGTCCTATCTCGCCCTGCTCGTCGTGCTCGTCTCGCTGGCCTTTGCCCTGCCGGCGCTCATTGGGCGTGACGGCTCATATACGCTGGGGCAGGAAGTCCCCGTCATCCCGCTGACCCTCGCCTTGTATGCCTTCTTCCTTTACCGGCAGATGGGCAGACAAGCTGACGACTTCCGGGAAATTGATTCAGGCTTCACGGCCGGCCCGGACTTACCTGACAGCGCCGAGAAGCGCAGCCGGGCCAGCGTTACCCAAGTCATCGCCGAGCACAAGGCCGAGGTATTGCTGCGGGTCGTGCTGCTGATCGTGACGGTACTGCCCATCGTGCTGCTTTCGCACGACATGGCCACGCTCCTGGACGACGGGCTCGGCCGCGTCGGTGCGCCCGTGGCCCTTTCCGGCATCCTGATCGCCATGATTGTGTTCCTGCCTGAGTCGATCACATCAGTGCGCGCAGCCTTGCGGGGTGAGATCCAGCGAGTCAGCAACCTATGCCATGGCGCACTGGTTTCCACGGTCGGTCTGACAATCCCAGCCGTACTCATCATTGGCGCCCTCACCGGTCAGACCGTCGTACTCGGGGAGTCCCCGGCCAACCTACTACTCCTCGGCGTCACGTTGATGCTGTCGGTGACCACACTTGCTTCCAAGAAGGTGACTGCGATGCACGGCGCGGCCCATCTCGTGGTCTTCGCGGTCTACGGCGTCGCCGTATTTTCTTAA
- a CDS encoding bifunctional 2-methylcitrate synthase/citrate synthase translates to MNTATVEIRKGLAGVVVDYTAISKVNPETNSLLYRGYPVQELAAKCSFEEVAYLLWHGELPTQDQLAEFTARERAGRALDAVVKQVIDTLPTTGHPMDVCRTAASVLGARHPLAGDSSPEANLAKAKDLFAAMPAVVAYDQRRRRAAGHPIEPVEPRDDLGYSANFLWMTFGEEPVDEVVEAFDVSMILYAEHSFNASTFTARVITSTLSDLHSAVTGAIGALKGPLHGGANEAVMHTFDQIGIRTEESLEDAAARAKTWMEDALAQKKKVMGFGHRVYKHGDSRVPTMKAALDKMIAHYGRPELLGLYNGLEQAMDEAKAIKPNLDYPAGPTYHLMGFDTPTFTPLFVASRITGWTAHIMEQAASNSLIRPLSEYNGVEQRTV, encoded by the coding sequence ATGAACACCGCAACCGTCGAAATCCGTAAGGGCCTGGCCGGCGTCGTGGTCGACTACACCGCGATCTCCAAGGTCAACCCCGAGACCAACTCACTGCTCTATCGCGGATACCCCGTCCAGGAACTCGCCGCCAAATGCAGCTTCGAAGAAGTCGCCTACCTGCTCTGGCACGGCGAACTACCCACCCAGGATCAACTGGCAGAATTCACAGCCCGCGAGCGTGCCGGCCGCGCCCTTGACGCCGTGGTCAAGCAGGTTATCGACACTCTGCCGACCACCGGACACCCCATGGACGTGTGCCGGACGGCAGCGTCAGTGCTCGGAGCCCGGCACCCCCTGGCAGGAGATTCCTCCCCCGAAGCCAACCTGGCAAAAGCCAAGGACCTCTTCGCCGCCATGCCGGCCGTGGTGGCATACGACCAACGCCGCCGCCGCGCGGCGGGCCACCCCATCGAACCCGTGGAACCCCGGGACGACCTGGGCTACTCCGCAAACTTCCTCTGGATGACCTTCGGCGAAGAACCCGTAGACGAAGTCGTCGAAGCCTTCGACGTCTCCATGATCCTTTACGCCGAGCACTCCTTCAACGCCTCGACCTTCACCGCCCGCGTCATCACCTCCACCCTCTCGGACCTGCACTCCGCCGTCACCGGCGCCATCGGCGCCCTCAAAGGCCCCCTGCACGGCGGCGCCAACGAAGCCGTCATGCACACCTTCGACCAGATCGGCATCCGCACCGAAGAATCCCTCGAAGACGCCGCCGCACGCGCAAAAACTTGGATGGAAGACGCCCTCGCCCAGAAGAAAAAAGTCATGGGCTTCGGACACCGCGTCTACAAACACGGCGACTCAAGGGTACCCACCATGAAAGCCGCCCTGGACAAAATGATCGCCCACTACGGACGCCCCGAACTCCTCGGCCTCTACAACGGCCTGGAACAAGCCATGGACGAAGCCAAAGCCATCAAACCCAACCTTGACTACCCCGCCGGACCCACCTACCACCTCATGGGATTCGACACCCCCACCTTCACCCCGCTGTTCGTCGCCAGCCGCATCACCGGCTGGACCGCCCACATCATGGAACAAGCCGCCTCAAACTCCCTCATCCGCCCGCTGAGCGAATACAACGGCGTCGAACAGCGGACGGTGTAA
- a CDS encoding MarR family winged helix-turn-helix transcriptional regulator — MTELMAHSFFETLHPLLRRLNTERTLSPGKIGVLRHLTEHGRATTTELAAAGHVSPQGISLAVRELDRLGLVVKIPDSEDRRRIWIELTEAGRQRLLQESSSGREWLARAINEKLTPQERTTLEAAIPVLQKLGSETLT, encoded by the coding sequence ATGACCGAACTGATGGCGCACTCCTTCTTCGAGACCCTGCACCCCCTCTTGAGAAGACTCAATACGGAGCGAACGCTCTCCCCCGGCAAGATCGGCGTGCTGCGCCATTTGACCGAACACGGGCGCGCGACCACCACCGAACTCGCCGCTGCCGGTCATGTCAGCCCCCAGGGGATTTCGCTCGCCGTCCGGGAGCTTGACCGATTGGGGCTCGTCGTGAAGATCCCGGACAGCGAGGACCGGCGCCGCATCTGGATCGAACTCACGGAAGCGGGACGGCAGAGGTTGCTCCAAGAATCGTCGTCGGGACGCGAGTGGCTGGCCCGGGCAATCAACGAGAAGCTGACACCCCAGGAGCGGACAACTCTTGAGGCTGCCATCCCGGTCCTGCAGAAACTTGGATCGGAGACCCTCACGTGA
- a CDS encoding MmgE/PrpD family protein, with product MKNNHVRVYKSEENLARQDQLAHKIATVAADPVEVTPLVAEMIINRIIDNAAVAVASLNRAPIIAARAQALTHAPTTNGKGSSVFGISDKVSPEWAAWANGVAVRELDYHDTFLAAEYSHPGDNIPPILAVAQHVGSSGKDLIRGIATGYEIQVNLVKAICLHKHKIDHVAHLGPSAAAGIGTLLGLDVETIFQSIGQALHTTTATRQSRKGEISTWKAHAPAFAGKMAVESADRAMRGQTSPVPIYEGEDGVIAWMLDGPDASYEVPLPEAGEPKRAILDTYTKEHSAEYQAQAWIDLARKLHKEHPEATDPANVASVLIKTSHHTHYVIGSGANDPQKYSPTASRETLDHSIPYIFTVALQDGSWHHVDSYSPERAGRADTVELWHKVTTVEDPEWTRRYHSLDIAEKAFGGTVVITLTDGTVITESIAVADAHPLGARPFARQQYIDKFRTLAAGVVQEAEIERFLAAAESLPDLGPGELDQLNITAAPGVIDLAAAPKGLF from the coding sequence GTGAAGAACAACCACGTCCGCGTCTACAAGAGCGAAGAAAACCTTGCCCGGCAGGATCAGTTGGCGCACAAGATCGCGACCGTCGCCGCCGATCCCGTCGAGGTGACTCCCCTGGTTGCGGAAATGATCATCAACCGGATCATCGACAATGCCGCCGTCGCCGTTGCCTCGCTGAACCGTGCCCCCATCATCGCGGCCCGGGCGCAGGCCCTGACCCACGCTCCGACCACCAACGGCAAAGGCTCGTCCGTCTTCGGGATCAGCGACAAGGTCTCCCCCGAATGGGCCGCCTGGGCCAACGGCGTCGCCGTGCGTGAACTGGACTACCACGACACCTTCCTCGCCGCAGAATACTCCCACCCGGGCGACAACATCCCGCCGATCCTCGCCGTCGCCCAGCACGTCGGCTCCAGCGGCAAAGACCTGATCCGCGGCATCGCCACCGGATACGAGATTCAGGTGAACCTGGTCAAGGCCATCTGCCTGCACAAGCACAAGATCGACCACGTCGCGCACCTTGGCCCCTCCGCCGCCGCCGGCATCGGCACCCTCCTGGGCCTGGACGTCGAAACCATCTTCCAGTCGATCGGCCAGGCCCTGCACACCACCACCGCCACCCGGCAGTCCCGCAAAGGCGAAATTTCCACCTGGAAGGCCCACGCCCCCGCATTTGCCGGGAAAATGGCCGTCGAGTCCGCGGACCGTGCCATGCGCGGGCAGACTTCTCCCGTGCCGATCTACGAAGGCGAAGACGGCGTGATCGCTTGGATGCTGGATGGCCCGGACGCCTCCTACGAGGTCCCGCTGCCCGAAGCCGGGGAACCCAAGCGCGCCATCCTGGACACCTACACCAAGGAACACTCCGCCGAATACCAGGCCCAGGCCTGGATCGACCTGGCCCGCAAACTCCACAAAGAGCACCCCGAGGCCACGGACCCGGCCAACGTCGCCTCCGTGCTGATCAAGACGAGCCACCACACGCACTACGTGATCGGCTCCGGCGCCAACGATCCCCAGAAATACTCGCCCACCGCTTCGCGTGAGACGCTGGACCACTCCATCCCGTACATCTTCACCGTCGCGTTGCAGGACGGCTCCTGGCACCACGTGGACTCCTACAGCCCCGAACGTGCCGGACGTGCCGACACCGTGGAACTCTGGCACAAGGTCACCACCGTCGAAGACCCCGAATGGACCCGCCGCTACCACTCCCTGGACATCGCGGAAAAGGCCTTCGGCGGCACCGTTGTCATCACGCTCACGGATGGAACGGTCATCACCGAATCGATCGCCGTCGCGGACGCACACCCCCTCGGCGCCCGGCCGTTCGCCCGCCAGCAGTACATCGACAAGTTCCGCACCCTCGCCGCGGGCGTGGTGCAAGAAGCCGAGATCGAACGCTTCCTCGCCGCCGCCGAATCCCTCCCGGACCTCGGCCCGGGAGAACTGGACCAATTGAACATCACCGCCGCCCCCGGAGTCATCGACCTCGCCGCGGCACCGAAGGGACTCTTCTAA
- a CDS encoding propionyl-CoA synthetase, with the protein MDNSAYRNAYERSLTHAPDFWLDAAKKVTWSTAPERALDSGNAPLYRWFPDGVLNTSFNALDRHVLAGRGDQDALIYDSAVLHSQRRYTYAELTELVAKFAGVLKGQGVGKGDRVVIYMPMIPEAVIAMLATARLGAVHSVVFGGFAPKELAARIRDAEPAVVVTSSGGIEPSRRVEYLPAVAEALELAGVPDLRVVVKDRDGFKATAADFHGWLDWDDEMAAASPAAPVDVNSTDPLYILYTSGTTGIPKGVVRDNGGHAVALSWTMENIYDIGPGDVLWTASDVGWVVGHSYITYGPLLAGATTVLYEGKPVGTPDAGAFWRVIEDHKVNVLFTAPTALRAIRKADPGAELLADYDISSLKTLFVAGERLDTDTYHWADQALDVPVVDHWWQTETGWAICANPRGLDALPIKPGSPSVPMPGFNLSIVDGNGDAVEPGEEGNIVLRLPLPPGTLTTLWGDDARYISSYLEAFKGCYATGDSGYQDADGYVFVMGRTDDVINVAGHRLSTGSMEQVLGQHPAVAECAVIGVADPLKGQRASGYVVLKSGVHMDEGKLAQELIAMVRRDIGPVADFKNVKVVDALPKTRSGKILRKTMRQLVDGEEYVTPSTIEDPEVLERLVAVLRPTSAAD; encoded by the coding sequence ATGGACAACTCCGCCTACCGGAATGCCTACGAACGCAGCCTGACGCATGCACCGGATTTCTGGCTCGACGCCGCGAAAAAGGTCACGTGGTCCACGGCGCCGGAGCGGGCGCTGGACAGCGGCAACGCCCCGTTGTACCGCTGGTTCCCGGACGGCGTGCTTAACACTTCCTTCAACGCCCTGGACCGTCATGTCCTGGCGGGCCGTGGGGACCAGGACGCGCTCATCTACGACTCCGCAGTGCTCCACAGCCAGCGGCGGTATACGTACGCCGAGCTCACGGAACTCGTGGCAAAATTCGCCGGCGTCCTCAAGGGACAGGGCGTGGGCAAGGGAGACAGGGTGGTGATCTATATGCCTATGATCCCCGAAGCGGTGATCGCCATGCTGGCAACCGCGCGGCTCGGCGCCGTCCACTCGGTGGTTTTCGGTGGGTTCGCCCCGAAGGAACTTGCTGCCCGCATCCGGGACGCCGAGCCCGCAGTAGTGGTCACTTCGTCCGGCGGCATCGAGCCGTCCCGCCGGGTGGAATACCTGCCCGCCGTAGCGGAGGCCCTGGAACTGGCAGGGGTTCCGGATCTGCGCGTAGTGGTTAAGGACCGCGACGGCTTCAAAGCCACCGCAGCGGACTTCCACGGTTGGCTGGACTGGGACGACGAGATGGCCGCGGCCTCACCTGCGGCCCCCGTAGACGTCAACTCCACGGATCCGCTCTACATTCTGTATACGTCCGGCACCACCGGAATTCCCAAGGGGGTTGTCCGGGATAACGGTGGGCACGCGGTCGCACTTTCGTGGACGATGGAAAACATCTACGACATTGGCCCCGGTGATGTTCTCTGGACCGCCTCCGACGTCGGGTGGGTGGTGGGGCACTCCTACATCACCTACGGGCCGCTTCTGGCGGGCGCCACCACCGTCCTGTACGAGGGCAAGCCCGTGGGCACTCCCGACGCCGGGGCGTTCTGGCGCGTTATCGAGGACCACAAGGTCAACGTTCTGTTCACGGCGCCCACCGCTCTGCGCGCGATCCGCAAGGCCGACCCCGGGGCGGAGCTGCTGGCCGATTACGACATATCCAGTTTGAAGACCCTCTTCGTGGCCGGTGAGCGGCTGGACACGGACACCTACCACTGGGCCGACCAAGCGCTGGACGTTCCCGTGGTGGACCACTGGTGGCAGACCGAGACAGGTTGGGCCATCTGCGCCAACCCGAGGGGCCTGGACGCCCTTCCCATCAAGCCGGGCTCACCCTCCGTGCCGATGCCAGGGTTCAACCTCAGCATTGTGGACGGCAACGGAGACGCGGTGGAGCCTGGCGAGGAAGGCAACATCGTCCTGCGCCTTCCTTTGCCGCCTGGAACCCTCACCACGCTGTGGGGAGACGATGCCCGATACATTTCCTCATACCTTGAAGCCTTCAAGGGCTGCTATGCCACTGGCGATTCCGGGTACCAAGACGCCGACGGTTACGTCTTCGTGATGGGTCGCACCGACGACGTCATCAACGTGGCCGGCCACAGGTTGTCAACCGGATCCATGGAGCAGGTTCTCGGGCAACACCCGGCCGTGGCGGAATGCGCCGTCATCGGCGTCGCCGACCCCTTGAAGGGCCAACGCGCCAGCGGCTACGTCGTCTTGAAATCCGGTGTCCATATGGACGAAGGCAAGCTCGCGCAGGAGCTGATCGCTATGGTCCGCAGAGACATCGGGCCCGTCGCCGATTTCAAGAACGTCAAGGTGGTGGACGCGCTGCCCAAAACGCGGTCGGGAAAGATCCTCCGCAAGACGATGCGCCAACTTGTCGACGGCGAAGAATATGTCACCCCCTCGACCATCGAGGACCCCGAAGTTCTGGAGCGGCTCGTCGCGGTTCTTCGTCCCACCAGCGCGGCGGACTGA
- a CDS encoding GntR family transcriptional regulator, with product MRASDRAYAALRKDIMEWRLLPGTVLAEVEQSERLGVSRTPVREALGRLNAEGLTTAAGGRGVVVTDISLEDIDELFELRETLEVKAAALAAERGERAVFGELHARLLEAPKLLNDSDPARHAYYALVARLDEAIDEAISNSYLAQALRSLRVHLVRVRRLAADDAERLNAAAAEHAAIAEAIAAGNPRLAEAATILHLHRSLSHVKATHTPHS from the coding sequence ATGCGTGCCAGTGACAGGGCCTACGCGGCCCTCCGTAAGGACATCATGGAGTGGCGTCTTCTGCCGGGAACGGTGCTGGCGGAAGTTGAGCAGTCCGAGCGTTTGGGGGTGTCGCGCACCCCCGTCCGGGAGGCGCTGGGCCGGCTCAATGCGGAAGGGCTCACGACGGCGGCAGGGGGTCGCGGCGTCGTCGTCACCGACATCTCGCTGGAGGACATCGACGAACTATTCGAGCTGCGCGAAACACTGGAAGTCAAGGCGGCGGCCCTGGCCGCCGAACGCGGGGAAAGGGCCGTGTTCGGCGAGCTTCACGCCAGGCTGTTGGAGGCTCCCAAGCTACTCAATGACAGCGATCCCGCACGGCATGCCTACTACGCCCTGGTTGCCCGCTTGGATGAGGCGATCGATGAGGCCATCTCCAATTCCTATCTCGCCCAAGCCCTGCGCAGTCTGCGCGTGCACCTGGTGCGGGTCCGTCGCCTCGCTGCCGACGACGCCGAACGCCTCAACGCCGCCGCGGCCGAGCACGCCGCGATCGCCGAAGCGATCGCGGCAGGCAATCCGCGGCTCGCCGAGGCGGCCACTATCCTTCATCTGCACCGCAGTCTTTCCCACGTCAAAGCCACCCATACACCTCACTCATAA
- a CDS encoding response regulator transcription factor, with protein sequence MVERGIAVVVEDDEDVRGILEDVLRQSGFTVHASSSGIEGVEAVREHNPVIIIIDVGLPDYDGIEACRRIRTFSDAYLIIVTGRVEEADALMGFEAGADDYLTKPFRPRELRARITAMLRRPRSLSPKPSLISAGTGYRLHPEPLTAAPPTSPSVSSAESQLNPQTEGTSSGFEHRGLTLHEGFRAAAINGVPVDLTRTQFDLLLVLMENGRVVQTKADLVRRLRNEPFNTGSYVSTSEERAVEVHLGNLRKRLGDSSRSPRWVETVRGVGYRLTP encoded by the coding sequence ATGGTCGAGCGGGGCATTGCCGTCGTTGTGGAGGACGACGAAGACGTGAGGGGAATTCTGGAGGACGTACTCCGGCAATCAGGTTTTACCGTGCATGCGTCATCCTCCGGGATCGAAGGTGTCGAAGCCGTCAGGGAGCACAACCCCGTCATCATCATCATCGATGTAGGTCTGCCTGATTATGACGGGATTGAGGCCTGCAGGCGGATCCGCACCTTCAGCGACGCCTACCTCATCATCGTCACGGGAAGGGTTGAGGAGGCCGATGCCCTGATGGGATTCGAAGCCGGCGCCGACGACTACCTGACGAAACCGTTCCGTCCTCGCGAGCTGCGCGCCAGGATCACCGCCATGCTCCGGCGGCCCCGGTCACTTAGCCCAAAGCCGTCGCTCATCTCCGCAGGCACCGGGTACCGGCTGCATCCCGAGCCTCTGACCGCGGCACCGCCAACCTCTCCTTCCGTTTCATCGGCCGAGTCGCAGCTCAATCCGCAGACCGAAGGGACCTCCAGCGGTTTCGAGCACAGGGGATTGACCCTCCATGAAGGATTCCGTGCAGCCGCAATCAACGGCGTGCCCGTTGACCTGACCAGGACACAGTTTGACCTTCTCCTGGTCCTGATGGAGAACGGACGGGTGGTCCAGACCAAAGCCGACCTGGTCCGTCGGCTGCGGAACGAACCCTTCAACACGGGCTCCTATGTCAGCACCAGCGAGGAACGCGCCGTCGAGGTCCATCTAGGCAACCTGCGCAAGCGCCTCGGAGACAGCTCACGCTCTCCGCGCTGGGTGGAGACCGTCCGGGGTGTGGGATACCGGCTGACCCCGTAA
- a CDS encoding PadR family transcriptional regulator: MKGIHDNQFTDSGSGMGRFERGRSRRGPHGHGGFGPGRGFGPGRGFGAGFGPGFGPGFGPGGPRRANRGDVRFAILSLLAETPSNGYGLIKTIAEKTSGSWRPSPGSVYPTLQQLVDEELIAPVGEGRRTEFTLTDAGKAYVAEHAEELENAWNIDSEGSGPAFHQSVAKLMGVIHQFRFAATEEQRTTATEKIDETRRALYHILAD, encoded by the coding sequence ATGAAAGGCATTCATGACAACCAATTCACGGATAGCGGATCAGGGATGGGGCGCTTCGAGCGTGGCAGGTCCCGTCGCGGACCGCACGGGCACGGCGGATTCGGGCCAGGCCGCGGGTTTGGGCCGGGCCGCGGTTTCGGAGCTGGCTTCGGCCCGGGATTTGGACCAGGTTTTGGTCCCGGCGGCCCTCGTCGCGCCAATAGGGGCGATGTTCGCTTCGCGATCCTCTCCCTGCTGGCCGAAACCCCGTCCAACGGATACGGGCTGATCAAGACGATCGCCGAGAAGACGTCCGGATCCTGGCGCCCGAGCCCGGGCTCGGTCTACCCGACCCTGCAGCAGCTCGTTGACGAAGAGCTCATCGCACCCGTCGGCGAAGGCCGACGCACCGAGTTCACACTCACCGATGCCGGGAAGGCCTACGTTGCCGAGCACGCCGAGGAGCTGGAAAATGCGTGGAACATCGATTCCGAAGGATCAGGACCCGCGTTCCACCAGAGCGTGGCAAAGCTCATGGGAGTTATCCACCAATTCCGCTTCGCCGCCACCGAGGAACAGCGCACCACCGCGACCGAAAAAATCGACGAGACACGGCGCGCCCTGTACCACATCCTCGCCGACTAG
- the prpB gene encoding methylisocitrate lyase, whose amino-acid sequence MLYSKTTPEQKRLALRELLASGTIQQFPGAFNPLSARLIEEKGFPGVYISGAVLANDLGLPDIGLTTLTEVATRAGQIARMTELPSLVDADTGFGEPMNVARTIQELENAGLAGCHIEDQFNPKRCGHLDGKNVVDVDTAAKRIRAAADSRRDPNFLIMARTDIRAVDGIEAAQERARALVDAGADAIFPEAMRDLSEFQAIRDAVDVPILANMTEFGKSDLFTVEQLQGVGVNMVIYPVTLLRMAMGAAERTLDTLKTAGTQEAQVENMLTRARLYELVDYEAYNHFDTGVFNFQIPGIH is encoded by the coding sequence ATGCTGTACTCAAAGACCACGCCGGAGCAAAAACGCCTGGCCCTGCGCGAGCTGCTCGCCTCCGGGACCATCCAACAGTTCCCGGGCGCATTCAACCCGCTCTCGGCACGCCTGATCGAGGAAAAGGGCTTCCCCGGCGTCTACATTTCCGGAGCCGTCCTCGCCAACGACCTGGGCCTGCCGGACATCGGCCTCACCACGCTGACGGAGGTGGCCACCCGGGCCGGGCAGATCGCCCGGATGACCGAACTCCCGTCCCTGGTGGACGCCGATACCGGCTTCGGCGAACCGATGAACGTCGCCCGCACCATCCAGGAACTGGAAAACGCCGGACTCGCCGGCTGCCACATCGAGGACCAGTTCAACCCGAAACGCTGCGGGCACCTGGACGGTAAGAACGTCGTCGACGTCGACACCGCCGCCAAGCGCATCCGCGCCGCGGCCGACTCCCGCCGGGACCCGAACTTCCTCATCATGGCACGCACCGACATCCGCGCCGTGGACGGCATCGAAGCCGCCCAGGAACGCGCCCGGGCACTCGTCGACGCCGGGGCTGACGCGATCTTCCCCGAAGCCATGCGCGACCTGTCCGAGTTCCAAGCCATCCGGGACGCGGTGGACGTGCCGATCCTGGCCAACATGACCGAATTCGGCAAGAGCGACCTCTTCACCGTGGAACAGCTCCAGGGCGTCGGCGTCAACATGGTGATCTACCCGGTCACCCTGCTCCGCATGGCCATGGGTGCCGCGGAACGCACCCTGGACACCCTGAAGACCGCCGGAACGCAGGAGGCGCAAGTGGAGAACATGCTCACCCGTGCACGCCTCTACGAACTCGTGGACTACGAGGCCTACAACCACTTCGATACCGGCGTTTTCAACTTCCAGATACCCGGAATCCACTAG